TGAGACCTTTACTGGTGAAAGAAGCTTTACCCAGGTAGAGATTGTGCCTTTTGGAACGCCATATTCGTTAGATAATTCTGTTATACCTTTACCAGCCTTAATACGCAGATCTACAATCTGTTGCTTGAATTCTGGTGTATAGGATTTTTGCTTTTTTGCCATGATTGAACACTCCTTTGTTTTATTATAGAATGTTCAACTTTCTGTGTCCATAGTTATATACTAACACCATATTACCCACTGTCTCATAGTTGAAGCAGCTATACCGTACTGCTCACTTAACTCCTTATAGCTATGATTACCTTGATTATATATTTTTACAATTTGCTTCTTGAAATTTTCCTCATAATGTTTTTTTGACATGGTCTTCTCCTCCTATAATCTTATTATATCATGTTCGGAGAAAAACTGTCCTATTTAGTATAGCCCATCCACATTCCAAAAGCGAGAAGTACCGCCGCACCGTCCTTCAGTGCAACAGCAAATTTAAAAACAAGTGCCAGACACCTCATTTCACGGAGGAAGAAATCGAAAAGGCTTTCATGCACACGGTGAGTCAACTGGTATTTAATCGGGAGCAGATTAAGGAAGACTTCGAGGAAATCAAAAGAATCGCCTATGATACGACGGATTTGGAAATCGAGCGGGACAAGCTCTACGTTGAACTTGAATCCATCTCCAAACGCATGGAAGATACCATCAGCGAAAATGCCCGAGTGGCGCTCGATCAGGAAGAATACAACAGACACTTCAATGAGATGACAGACCGTTTTAACTCGGTCAAAGAAAAATACGATCAGCTTACCGCCTGGATTGAGGACAAAAAATCCCGTCTCCTCGGCGCAGAGCAATTTGTCAAAACTCTGCTATCCGAAGGCGAGATTAAAGAATTCAGCCCCATGCTCTGGCACAGCCTGCTGGATCATGCTGTAGTAGCAAGGGATGGCAAGATTACTTTTGTATTCAAGAATGGCATGGAGCTTTAATCAAAGCACTTTTTGCAGGAGCCTTCCAGAGGGCAGCCTTCACAGAGTGCTTTCTTTTTGCAGTGTTCTTTGCCGTTCTGAACGATCAGCGCATGAAAGCGATTATAGACAAGCACATCGGCGGGTATCCTGCTCTCGATAAATTTCTTCACTTGAACATAGGTCTTTCCCGCATCAAGTGGATAACGTTTGAAAAGCCGCATGGTATAAGCATCGACGACAAAGGTCGGAAAATGGAAGGCATAGAGCAGAATGGAATCTGCCGTCTCGTTGCCCACGCCGTGAACACCTAACAGCTCCTTACGGACATCGCTTAAAGGAAGATTTTGAATCCGTTTCACATCGCAGTCGTAGCTCATGAACCACTCGGTTAAGACTTTAAGATACTGCGATTTTTGTTTATAGAAGCCTGACGGGCGGATGAGGTCTTGAAGCTTCTCCAATGGCAGATGATGAATGCGTTCCGGCGTCAGGTCGTCCTCGAATTGTCCGATGGCCTTTTCTACATTCGTCCATGCCGTATTTTGCGTGAGAATAGCTCCGACCATCACTTCATAAGGTGTCTTTGCCGGCCACCATTGGAGGTCACCGTAATGTAAAAACAGCGCTTGATATATTTCAGATAGAGAGTTATTCATCCGCTGTTTCTTCATCGCTTCTTTCGCCAATCAGGCTACAAAAGTCGTCAAAAATATAAGGATAGGAATTGGAACCACTAAAGCTAACAGTCCTTTGTCCATTCGAAAAATGAAGTTCCAGACTCCACTGTGTACCATCTAGAACCCCGAGGTTGACATACTGTGATTTCCATTCCCCGAAGTGCAAATCTTGCAGTGCCTGCATAAAGCTTTCTTTATGTTGTATTTTTCTATCATTCATTGAATGACGCCGTTGGTTGCACTACAGGTTACAGGGCGTCAGAACACCACCGGTAAGATTAAACGTTCTGTCACATTGTCTTGCAACATTCAAATCGTGGGTAACTATCACCACGGTTTTTTTGAAATCGTCGACTAATTCGCGCAGGCACTTCATTACAATCGTTGAATTATCCTTGTCCAGCGAACCGGTCGGTTCATCGGCCAGTATGATTTTCTGATCGCAAACCATGCTACGAATGATTGCTATTCGTTGTCTCTCGCCACCGGAAAGCTTCTTAACCGTACTTTTCAGTTTATCGGAAACCTGCAGTTTTTCAGCCATGCTATAGATTAGCTTCCGATACTCTGATGAACTCTTTTTATGCTTGCTATATAATGTTGGAACAAGAATGTTTTGCATGGCAGTGTCTTCTTCGATCAAAGCGAAGTCCTGCACAATATAGCCGAAATACTGATTGCGCATCCGGCAGCGCATAGTATCATTCATCCCGCTGGCTTTTTGCCCTTCCACATATACTTCACCGGAATCGGGAGAGATAACGATTCCCATTAGATTCAAAAGGGTGGTTTTTCCGCTCCCTGAAGGGCCGATGATTGCAATCATTTCTCCCTGATGAATGTCGAGAGAAACATCATTGACGGCATGAACTGTATAACTGTGATCCTTAAAACTTTTGCTGACATTTTGAACGGATAACAATTCCATTAGTAATCTCTCCTTAGATTTTGTAAGTTGTTCATCGTACCAATTCTCTTGCTTGCATACATAGCGGCAAATAAGCACAAACCGGCAACAAGAGCAATACCCAGCGGCAAAACGTACCACAGGGTCATTTCGTTTCTAAACAGCACAAATACTATCCCGACGATAGGGAGCATATTTAGAGCAAGAACAAAGCCGCCCACTCTTTTCTGAATTGTGCGAATTGGTGCACCGTAAAGATGATGTACTGTGTAATCTGCAATATGTGTTTCAATAACGCGAATAATATTGCAAATCAAAAGGATCAGCAACAGAACACCTGACAGGATATAAAACCAAATATACAGCCGGTGTGCTCGAATAGAAGCCGATGTTGTAACCTGAGTAAAATCCTTTGTAGAGATCCCTGTATATAACGTTCCTGATTGTTCGTAGAAGATTCTTTGAAGCTGATCGACTTCCTTGTCGGACGGATCTACAAGCACCATTCGCCCAAATACTTCACTGCTCAATCCCCACCACGGGAACATCCCGTTTACGGTTTGGAAGTCCCTCGTGCAAAGGATTAAAGTGTTCGACAGCATAAGGTCGTCAGAATCAATAAAATGCAGCGGGTGGAACAGACTGTATTTTGACCCGGCACTATCTGCAATTCTCAGGTTTTGACCCGAAATCAAGAACTCCTTGCCTACATCCTCTTTATGCGCTTCGGGGACAAATAGAGCCATGCTTCCATCATAGTGCAACCCTGACAGGTCACTGTATTTTCCAAACAGGATCAGTATTTGCTCGTATTTAGAATCAAAATATCCATCATTCCCTACAAACACAAAGCTACCTGCATTTCCTTCTTTGGACAAAATGTGCTGCAAATAGTCCATAATATCAACAGGGTCTTGTTTCGACTCATTCGATAGTACAGTAGCTTCCCGATTCGCTTCCATCTGCACCGTCTTCAATTGAAACATGATTACGTTCTGATCAACAAAAGATCGAATTGCTGCAGATTGTCTTTGTACCGAGGAGAAGCTTACAGAAAGATACAGTATTGCCATAGCAATCATGGTTGCGACAACGGCATAAAAGAATGCCCATGACCACTCTTTCCGGAGATCCCTAAGTATTTGTTTTATTACCATATCAGTAACGCCCCTCCTTCCCACTGTACTTCTGTTTCCAACTGAAAAAGCTTATTGTTTGAATCACACAAACAAAGATAGCGTTAAAGATTCCGGCAAACACCGCGACATTCAAATACGCCGCTCTGTGTATTAAGTAAAGCTGCGTTCGCCCAAGGAAATATCCGAAAATCGTACCCAATATGGCGATGCCAACCAGACGAAGAAGCAATTTCACAAACATCGATAAATAAGTTGCCCCATACAAATGGTGTACGGTCATGTGGCGGTTACTTTCACGATACATCATGGAAACTGCGAACACCGCGCAAAAGACAAGTCCTAAAAATGCAAATAGCATAGAGCGCGAAACAAAATCATCGAGGAACATTTTTTTGGTAACGTCGAAAATATTTGATCCGCTGTCGCTGTATGTTTGAAACTGCACACTCCGGCCGGTTTTCTCTACAATATCAGTCAGTTTACCGAGAGCATTTTCGTTGGTAACATCTGTGAATAGCATTCCCTGCATATCGGTAATATCGGAAAGTGGAAAATAAAAGAATGCATCACCTTGAAAGGTTGGAACATTGCTGCTTTCAAATTCGCCGACAATTTGATAGTTGTATGCTCGCGGAAACAGCACATCTCCCTCTATATAAGGGCTTAGATTTCCATTGTTCTTTGTGACGATAGCTGTTTTCGCTTCAGTTCCATCAAAAGGGACATGCAATGTTTTTTCAAACCAGTCAGAGTAGTCTACGGCAGCAATTCCAGCAGCGGAAAAACCTTTGTAAAAAATTATTGCATTATTTTCTTCCGCCCAATTAACTAAGTCCTCTCTCAACGTTCCAAGCCCTGAGATGGCTTGCATACCTGGTTCACTCTGATAGTCAAATATGGTAAAACCGGTAAAGTCATCCGACGCGGAATCATAGTGCAAATTATAAACCATAAAGAAGAATAGAGTTGTTAGCATAAACACAAATATAAGTGCAGCAAAAGAAAGCAGCTCACCTTTTCTTTTTCCCATTATGATCCCCCCGTTTCTAACTCTTATGCACCCCACAGTGCTTACATCGGTTGCTTAGTCCTTGTCAGAACACTATTCGGTAACAGGTGGAACATTTACAGGCCAGATGCCGGAGCCATGGGGTACCCAATCGAATCCGTATCTAAACTGTGTTTTGCGCGGATTGGGAATGATGGAGTCTGTATAGGTATAGCTTCGACTCAGGATACGTCCGTCATCCGGACCATTTCCATAAGCGGTATAGAGCCTACCCGTATCATTTACAATATTTCCCAGAAGATCGTAACGCCAGTAGCGGATATAACCACGGGCAGCGTGATTTCCGTTTTCGACGTATGACGGTTGACACTGAACATATCCATAGTAGTAGAGCGACATATCTTCATGCGTGTTTGTCGCATAGTTAGGTGATGCAGCAGCAAATACTGTTGGTGTTAGTATATAACTATGGACACAGAAAGTTGAACATTCTATAATAAAACAAAGGAGTGTTCAATCATGGCAAAAAAGCAAAAATCCTATACACCAGAATTCAAGCAACAGATTGTAGATCTGCGTATTAAGGCTGGTAAAGGTATAACAGAATTATCTAACGAATATGGCGTTCCAAAAGGCACAATCTCTACCTGGGTAAAGCTTCTTTCACCAGTAAAGGTCTCAGAAACAGAAACAATTTCTATGAAAGAGTACAAGGCTCTTCAAAAGAAAATAAAGGAATTAGAGACAGAGAATGAAATATTAAAAAAAGCTACCGCCATATTCGCCAAAAATCAATAGCTGAGTATGTGTCCTTTATTCAAGCTAATCTTGATAATTATACTGTTAAACAAATGTGCAAGGTACTTGAGTTTCCTCGTAGCACTTATTATGCTGTTATTAATCATGTTAAATCTCAAAGAGAGATTGATTACAACAAATTTAGTGATGAAGTTCAATATTACTATGACAGATCTAAGGGGCGTTATGGTGCTATTAAGATACAGCGAGATCTTGAAGAAGCTGGTATCCCTTGTTCAGTCAAAAGAGTGCAGAGACATATGGCTAAGCTTGGTCTTCGCAGTGTTGTAGTACGCAAATATAAGTATCAAAATAACCAAGGTAAGGTTCCAGACGATAAGGAAAATATACTAAATCGTGATTTTACTGCTACAACAATAAACCAAAAATGGGTTACAGACATTACGTATATACATGTTCTTAACGAGGGTTGGACTTATCTAGCATCAGTTATGGATTTATATAATAGGAAAATCATTGGTTATTCATATGGTAAAAATCCAACCGCCGAATTAGCTAAAAAGGCTGTAGAAAATGCATGTCTCAATGTAGAAGATACTACAGGTATTATCCTTCATTCAGATTTAGGCAGCCAGTATACAAGTGCAACGTTTGAGGATATGCTTATAGAAAAAAATATGAAGCATTCCTTTAGCAGAAAGGGAAACCCTTATGATAATGCTTGTATGGAATCCTTCCATTCTGTATTAAAGAAGGAAGAGGTATACTTAAATACTTATCATTCATTTGAAGAGGCTAAAACAGCAATCTTTGAATATATTGAGTCTTGGTATAACCGCAGAAGAAGGCACAGTGCACTGGATTATAAAACCCCACAGCAGGTTGAAGATGAGGTCCTTGCAGCTTAGTAATCTTTCTCTATGTATTAAAATCATACAGAGAGAAAAAGTTCAACTTTTTGTGTCCAAAGTATGGACGTAGGTCCACTGTTGACATTCCAAGCAGCAGCAGTGCGGCCACTAAGCCGGACATGATCGCCGTAAATCTGTTCTTCATAAAACACTCCTTTCTGCGATGATGTAAGCACTGTGGGGTGCATAAGAGTCAGTGTTTTTAATATTGACGAATATGTTTTCGTCATCGCCCGTTTGGCATTCTCGTAAGTTTATTATAATTGAAGCCATTGGAATTGTCAAGAAAAGTGCAGTCAGTGATAGCGTCAATTTACTTTCGGAAATGAGTGGTGAGAGTTCACCTGTATGATCTGATTAAGATTTATATTGATTTCATCATACTACATTCCTTGTAAATTGGCTATATTTTATTATAATTAAACAAGATATTTATTTTCCAGGGATTATACTACTTGACTATCTATTAAGCTTCTCATCCATTTCATGTTGCTTTTCTCTAGTCCTGGAATGACAGCTTGGGTTCTTTCTGCATAATCCCAACCTGTTTGTTTTTTTCTTAATTCCTTTATCAGCTCTTCTTGCTCTTCTCGTTTCTCTTGCACTTTCTGTTTGCTTTTCTGGTATTTTAATAAGTCGATAACTTTCCCGTTATTATATTTAAAAGCTCATAATTTAGCCATCTGATCACATCCAAACGTACTCCAACCCATTGGACGACTACTCATCCTAGCTGACAAAACGTGGCTAACCTGACCTTCTGCTGAGCATCTCCAACAACCACCTACATCTTCTACCTTTACTTTTATTCCATCCCAATTATTTAAAAAATATTTGAGTGCTGTTTTGATATCTTCTATTTTATTTTCGTCTTCTGCTACATCTAGAAGTCTTTTATATACATCCTCGTATTATATAGTCATAGCTTTTCTTTACCTTTTCTTAGGTATGAGCTATGCTTGTTTTAGATACTGTGGATTAGTTTATACCTCCTACCACATGATGGTTGAAAAAAGGCTCTAACCACAGTCTCTTTGTTAAATTGTTAATCAGTTAGATACCGCATGACGGTTTATTTAGAACGAGGTTACAAGTGCAGAGAGTACCCGTGGTCTAAAACAGTATCAAAATACATTTAAAGGAGTGTCGCTATGATATACGTAGGAATTGATGTTTCCAAGGATAAGCACGATTGTCTTATCATTAACTCTGATGGTGAACTGCTTTTTAAAGCGTTTACTATTCAAAACAATCGAACTGGATTTAATGATCTTTATCAGAAAATTGAGGAAGTTGCTACAGATTTGTCTAGAGTAAAAGTAGGGTTAGAAGCCACTGGACACTATAGCTACAACGTTTTGGGATTCCTCATTGATAAAGGTCTTACCACCTTTGTTATCAACCCGTTACATACTAATCTTTACAGAAAAAGTCTAAGCCTTAGAAAGACTAAAACGGATAAAGTTGATGCCCATACTATTGCTACTATGTTAATGTCTGATGTGAACTTATAACCCTACTCAGACATATCTTATCACAATGAAGAACTCAAGTCACTAACTCGTTATCGTTTTGATAAAGTTAGTGAACGGGCAAAGTTGAAAAGCACTATCTCTCGCTTAGTAACAATTCTTTTTCCTGAACTTGAAAAACTGGTTCCCACCATACATATGGCATCTGTATATGCCTTACTCTCTGAGTATCCTAGTGCAGACTTGGTCGCTAACGCCCATCTTACTAGACTTACTAATTTATTAAAAGATGCCTCTAGGGGACGATACAACAAGGATACTGCCATAATGTTTCGTGAAGCCGCAAGAGTTTCTATTGGCGCTAAAATGCCTGCAAAATCATTAGAATTAAAACATACAATCAAGTTGATTAAAGAGCTAGACTTTGTTATTGATGAAATTGAATCACAAATAAAGCTCATAATGAATGAAATCAACTCCCCAATTCTAAGTATCCCTGGTATCAGCTACCGTATGGGAGCCATGATTATTGCAGAGATAGGTGATTTTAATAGGTTTGATTCGCCAGATAAAATACTTGCATACGCTGGAATGTCGCCCTCAACCTATCAGTCTGGAAAAGTAGAATCTTCGTATTCACGTATGGAGAAACGTGGTTCTAAATATCTACGATACGCATTATTTAATGCTACTAAATATGTGTGTCATTGGGATCCAACCTTTTCTTCATATCTCGCAAAAAAACGTGCCGAGGGAAAACATTACTACGTAGCCTTATCACATGCTACTAAAAAGCTTGTAAGAGTGATTTATAAACTTGAAAAATCTGGTCAACTCTATATAAAAGCGGCTTAGTTAATATTTCAGGAACATCTCCTTTTTTGAGCACTTGTAATTGTGCTCTATTTGTCATGCAGTTTTCAAGGATCTGATTTTTCTAAAATAAATTTCTACATTATTAAAAAAACTTTAATTAATGTGTTGACTTTTAATAGTTAGTCTTTTTATATATCTTATGAAACAAATATATATTGTTTTAGTTTATTAAAACAATAATATATCTTGCAAATAGTTTATATTTATATTTAAATTCTGTTTTATCATTCAGAAATTCTTTTTTCGTGGCCCAAGACTCATCAATATGTTTGTAAATGCTAATCATTTTTTTTGTAAAAATATATCAGCTGTAACAATAAGCAATTACATTCTATATATAATCTAGTGCTTTTTTCTCTAAATTTATTCTAACTTTCTCTTCGTTTGTCTACTTATTCGCTATTCCTTTTACTTAATTATATCATACCTATCAATTATTGGCAATTATCTGCGCTCCCACACAGTCTTTTTTTACACATGTCTCAAACCCTTATATCTACTAGCTTAGATAAAACCACAAAAGCAACTTTTTGAGGCCTCAAAATGCATTCTATAAGTGTAATCCAAAGTTCCACTTCATTTGAAAGGAGCACTTATGAAAAAATATGAAAGGTTAGCGTAAAATTTTTGTAGGAAAATTAAATATAAAATAAGAGAACACCAATCTTTGTGTTAGAATTTAATCATCACAATAAACCAAAACACAAAGGAGATGTTCTCTTATGATTAAAAGTATACAACAATTTTTAGATTTTGGCACAAAAAGTTTAGAAAAAACAATTGAAAGTTTTTTACAAAACCCAAAGGATTTTGCTTCATTTGTCTATGGAGTTCAGGAAGAAGTGATTAAGCTAGGTTTAGACACTATACAAGAAACTCTTGAGAATTGTGATGAAATGCTCAGAAAGAGTGGAAAAAGAAAGCAAAACTGGCACATTATAAAGAAAGATAAGAAAACACTTATTACATCACTTGGAACAATCAGCTTTGAAAAGACCTTATTTAAAAATAAAACAACAGGAGAAAGGACATATCTTCTAGATCGCATTCTTGGATTTAAAGAGCATCAAAGGTTAACAGAGGATGCCGAGGCAAAGATGCTAGAGGAAGCAGTAGAGACCTCCTATCGCAAAGCTGGGCAGGCAACCAGTATAAGTGATACTGTTAGTAAGCAGACTGTTAAAAACGAAATACATAACCTTGAATTTCAACACGAGTATAAGGATTTACCAAAGAAGAAAAAGGTGGATTATTTATACATAGATGCAGATGAAGATCATATATCCTTGCAGTATAATGAGGAGAAGGGCGACCTTATAAAGAATAAAAACAATAGGAAGAATAACTGTTTACTAAGTAAGATTGTCTATGTGTATGAGGGAATAGAAAAAGAGAGTCCTAGAAGTAAACGAAACAAGTTAATAAATCCCCATTACTTCTGCGGTAACTATCCCGGGGAAGAAAATAATGTTTTATGGGATAGGGTTTATGATTATATATGCTGTAACTATGATGTAGACAACATAAAGAAAATATACCTGAACGGTGATGGTGGTGCTTGGATTAAGGCAGGAAAAAGTCGATTAGCCAGAATTACTTATGTTATGGATGGATTTCATTTAAATAAATATATGATACGAGCAACATCCCACTTATTAGATTCTGCAGAGGACGCACGTTGTGAAATACGACATGCAATAAAGGTAGGCACTAAAAAGGACTTTGAAGAAGTAATGGAAAAAATACTAAGAGTTACAGAAGGAGATACAGTTATAGAACGTGTCAATGAAAGTAAGAAATTGATATTAAATAATTGGTCCGCGGTTAAAGTACGTCTAAAAAAAGAAGAAGGTATAATAGGTTGTAGTGCAGAAGGTCATGTAAGCCATATATTAGCTTCCAGAATGAGCTCTAGACCAATGGGATGGTGTAGAATAGGCGCAGATAAAATGGCGCATTTACGTGCTTACTACTATAATGGTGGAGATATGTTGGAATTAGTGAGAAAACAAAAACAAGAGCTACCCAAGGCTGCTGGAGCGGAAGAAAATGATATAATAAGTAGTACAGAAATGTTAAGTGCCGAGAGAAATAAACATTATGAGCTTGGAAAATATACAGAAAGTATAAGCCATAGCTTAAGTGCTAGTGCTAAGAAATATGCATGGTTTAATCCTCATATATGGGGATTGTAAAAAAGAGAAATAAAAGGTATAGTAAAGATGTTAATTCTATAAACACATCTTTGGTGAACTCCACCTTTATATTTCCTACAGTAAAGTTACGCAATCATATGAAAGAGAAATATTGAATGATGCTATTAAGAGTGGTATTATTAATGTAAGCGCTGTGCAAGACAAGTTAGAAATGTTTAAAAAAGAAGAGATACTAAAGAATCACACATATGATATTTGGATGGGTAATAACGGATATTGGTACACATATCTACCCCAAGATTCATATTCCGAAAAACGAAAACAAATAAGACGAAAAGACAAAAGCAGGCTAGAGGATGCAATTGTGGATTTCTACAATCTACATAATAAAAAGGAGCAACGTAAAAAGATAACTCTCAGAACATTATATCCAGAATGGCTCAAGTATAAAAGTTTGCATACTGCTGCAACTGCCTCCATTCGCAGGATAGATAATGACTGGCATAAATACTATCTAAATGATCCTCTTATAGACATCCCTATTCCGGAATTAGACAGACTCACTTTGGACCAGTGGATACACACAAAAATAAAAAAATACGAACTTACTGAGAAAGCCTACTACAATATGTCAATTATCTTAAGACAAAGCCTAATATATGCAGTAGGCAGGGAAGTAATAACAGAGAACCCTTTTGAAAATTTAAAACCAAACCCTAAACTTTTTCGCAAGGTTAGGAAAAAAGAAGATAATACACAAGTTTTTCTAACAGATGAACAAAATCTTATTGTGCAAGAAGCGTGGAATGATTTTTACTCTAATACTACATCCACTACACCTTTAGCTATATTATTGGACTTTCAAACTGGACTAAGATTAGGAGAACTTGTAGCCATAAAATGGAGTGATATTAATGGCAAATATCTTCATATCCAACGCATGGAGGTCCGACACGAAGAAATATGCGAGGAAACCAACACATGGAAACCTGCCAAACTTATACTTGTAGAACATACAAAATCCAATGCAGGAGACCGGCACGTTTACTTAACAAAAAAGGCTATAGAAATATTAGTAGAAGCAAAAAAAAGTCAAGATGAAAATGGAATCAAGAGCGAATTTGTTTTTACTAATAGTAAGGGCCAACGTCTAAATAAATTTATGTTAGATAAGCTAATCCGGAAATATTGCAGAAATAATAACATACCAGAAAAGAGCATGCATAAGATACGCAAAACATATATTTCCACGCTAATCGATGAAGGTGTAAACATAAACACCATCCGAGAGCAATCAGGCCACGAAAATGAAGAAACCACTTATAAAAATTACGCCTTTGATCGTGCACCAGACAAACACAAGGAAGCTTTATTAGAAAAGGCCTTATCATCTCATGAACATATTCAACAAGGCAACCAAGGGCAACCAAAAAAATAACAAGCTTTCAGAAATTAAAAAAAGCGGAAAGCCCCATGTTACAAGGCTTTCCACCATTTGAACTATAATGCAGTCGACGGGACTTGAACCCGTACCCAGTTTAACCCGGACTAGATCCTTAGTCTAGCGCGTATGCCAATTCCGCCACGACTGCATTTATTATTGTCTGCTGTTTACCAGCGAACGAATTATATTATAACAATATTTGAAGCAAAAATCAATACTAAACTTTTATTAAAACATAAAATTTAGTTGCAATAAATCTACATTTTATCTGACAAAATCATCCTATTCACCTTATATCTCAATAACTCTATATATTACCGTTTATACTTATAGGTTATTCTTGATAACTTCCAAGCCTATCAATTAAGAATATAAGATATTCCTGAGCTTTATCATCATATATTACAACACTATATTCATTCCCTTTGTCGCTAATCCTTGTCTGCAGCGACATCCCTAATTCTTCCCCTTTATCTGTTACTGTAACTGTATTTCTTCCCAATAACCGGTTAAACTCCTCCTTAAGGTAACCTTCTTCCTTTAAAATCGATGTCAAGGATGTTGCAGTCAGACGTTTCATTAATTTCTCATCTCTAAGTCCGTTTAAATGATCAACAAATTGACTGATAGTAACTTTACCTAAAGGCTTAATATTCTGCTTCATTTCATCTGTAAGATAAAAGTCCACTTTTCTTATATGTTTAGATTTGCTTACGCTTTTTTCTTCTAGATTTTCTATAGCTCCTTGGTAAAATAAATTTTCTTTGGTATCGTTCATAAACTTACGAATAGCACTTATAAAGATCTGACCATACTTTTCATATTTATACTCACCGACGCCGGTTACCGAAAGCATTTCCGTTTTATCAAAAGGAAGCTTAATACACATATCCATTAGGGTCTTGTCTGAAAATATAATATATGGAGGTACTCCTTCTGCTTTGGCCTCTTTTATTCTTACTTGCCTTAAGGTATCAAATAGCTCTAGCCCCTTAGATGTTAGAACTTCTGACTTACGAAGTCTTTTTTCTTTATTACTGCTATCTTCTTTACCTTTCTTGGGCAGTTTCATAACGATACTTGTCTTATCACTTAGTATGTCATTAGCTGAACGATTTAATTTTACAATGGAGTATTTATCATTGCTTAGATATAAATACTCATCGATAATAAGCTTGTTTACTATATGTTTTAAATATGCTTCCCCTTCCCCATCATATCACAATTTACTTATTTCTCCATACTTCTATAAAACTTTTTCTTTAAATCTACTATTTAAACATAGAAAACAAATTATTTTGTAATTAATTTACATAAAAATGAGCTTTTCGGCCTTAAAAAACAA
This genomic interval from Herbinix luporum contains the following:
- a CDS encoding transposase codes for the protein MAKKQKSYTPEFKQQIVDLRIKAGKGITELSNEYGVPKGTISTWVKLLSPVKVSETETISMKEYKALQKKIKELETENEILKKATAIFAKNQ
- a CDS encoding ABC transporter ATP-binding protein, with the translated sequence MELLSVQNVSKSFKDHSYTVHAVNDVSLDIHQGEMIAIIGPSGSGKTTLLNLMGIVISPDSGEVYVEGQKASGMNDTMRCRMRNQYFGYIVQDFALIEEDTAMQNILVPTLYSKHKKSSSEYRKLIYSMAEKLQVSDKLKSTVKKLSGGERQRIAIIRSMVCDQKIILADEPTGSLDKDNSTIVMKCLRELVDDFKKTVVIVTHDLNVARQCDRTFNLTGGVLTPCNL
- a CDS encoding endonuclease III domain-containing protein, giving the protein MAKEAMKKQRMNNSLSEIYQALFLHYGDLQWWPAKTPYEVMVGAILTQNTAWTNVEKAIGQFEDDLTPERIHHLPLEKLQDLIRPSGFYKQKSQYLKVLTEWFMSYDCDVKRIQNLPLSDVRKELLGVHGVGNETADSILLYAFHFPTFVVDAYTMRLFKRYPLDAGKTYVQVKKFIESRIPADVLVYNRFHALIVQNGKEHCKKKALCEGCPLEGSCKKCFD
- a CDS encoding ISLre2 family transposase produces the protein MIKSIQQFLDFGTKSLEKTIESFLQNPKDFASFVYGVQEEVIKLGLDTIQETLENCDEMLRKSGKRKQNWHIIKKDKKTLITSLGTISFEKTLFKNKTTGERTYLLDRILGFKEHQRLTEDAEAKMLEEAVETSYRKAGQATSISDTVSKQTVKNEIHNLEFQHEYKDLPKKKKVDYLYIDADEDHISLQYNEEKGDLIKNKNNRKNNCLLSKIVYVYEGIEKESPRSKRNKLINPHYFCGNYPGEENNVLWDRVYDYICCNYDVDNIKKIYLNGDGGAWIKAGKSRLARITYVMDGFHLNKYMIRATSHLLDSAEDARCEIRHAIKVGTKKDFEEVMEKILRVTEGDTVIERVNESKKLILNNWSAVKVRLKKEEGIIGCSAEGHVSHILASRMSSRPMGWCRIGADKMAHLRAYYYNGGDMLELVRKQKQELPKAAGAEENDIISSTEMLSAERNKHYELGKYTESISHSLSASAKKYAWFNPHIWGL
- a CDS encoding IS3 family transposase, with the protein product MSFIQANLDNYTVKQMCKVLEFPRSTYYAVINHVKSQREIDYNKFSDEVQYYYDRSKGRYGAIKIQRDLEEAGIPCSVKRVQRHMAKLGLRSVVVRKYKYQNNQGKVPDDKENILNRDFTATTINQKWVTDITYIHVLNEGWTYLASVMDLYNRKIIGYSYGKNPTAELAKKAVENACLNVEDTTGIILHSDLGSQYTSATFEDMLIEKNMKHSFSRKGNPYDNACMESFHSVLKKEEVYLNTYHSFEEAKTAIFEYIESWYNRRRRHSALDYKTPQQVEDEVLAA
- a CDS encoding tyrosine-type recombinase/integrase, whose protein sequence is MNDAIKSGIINVSAVQDKLEMFKKEEILKNHTYDIWMGNNGYWYTYLPQDSYSEKRKQIRRKDKSRLEDAIVDFYNLHNKKEQRKKITLRTLYPEWLKYKSLHTAATASIRRIDNDWHKYYLNDPLIDIPIPELDRLTLDQWIHTKIKKYELTEKAYYNMSIILRQSLIYAVGREVITENPFENLKPNPKLFRKVRKKEDNTQVFLTDEQNLIVQEAWNDFYSNTTSTTPLAILLDFQTGLRLGELVAIKWSDINGKYLHIQRMEVRHEEICEETNTWKPAKLILVEHTKSNAGDRHVYLTKKAIEILVEAKKSQDENGIKSEFVFTNSKGQRLNKFMLDKLIRKYCRNNNIPEKSMHKIRKTYISTLIDEGVNINTIREQSGHENEETTYKNYAFDRAPDKHKEALLEKALSSHEHIQQGNQGQPKK
- a CDS encoding transposase codes for the protein MAKKQKSYTPEFKQQIVDLRIKAGKGITELSNEYGVPKGTISTWVKLLSPVKVSETETISMKEYKALQKKIKELETENEILKKATAIFAKNQ